In one window of Hyla sarda isolate aHylSar1 chromosome 1, aHylSar1.hap1, whole genome shotgun sequence DNA:
- the LOC130281700 gene encoding zinc finger protein 260-like isoform X2: MMEDHRPLTSQDGVIDRNPPERCPRPLDSPGNTEGNVPEKHQVEDQINIKIEPEEEMDFWADPPCMREVKEEIPGGVVPDGVIDRNPPKRCPRPLYSQDCPEGNVPEKHQDKDLMDIKVEVKTEPEEETDFGAYQQYEVIDRNPPERCPRPLYSQDCPEGNVPEKHQVEDLMYIKVEVKDEPEEETDFWADHSCMREVKEEIPGGVTPGNPSKNFEGNFMLFLNDKGEDEDMMERSSGEDLLTPNVYPHLSYNNPPDHGEPSPDQPHIVITWTDQKGEKVLYCEECGREFTRKSELVRHRKSHIGKKLYVCSECGKSCKCQSALTIHERIHTGEKPYSCSECGKCFKSKAELLKHERLHTGEKPYSCSECRKCFKIKSELVNHERKHTGEKPYSCSECGKGFKSKAEVVKHEKIHTGEKPYSCSECGKCFRNITQLVSHKRIHMGEKPFSCLECGKCFTHKSNLVTHERSHTGEKPYSCSECGKCFISISDLRRHERIHAGEKPYSCSECGKCFKCKSELVIHKRIHTGEKPYSCSQCGKCFTQKSVLILHERCHTGEKPYSCSECGKCFTGKSNLVKHERIHTGEKPYSCSQCGKCFKSKSDLVIHERIHTGEKPYSCSQCGKCFTNKPSLVKHERSHTGEKLCSCSDCGKCFISKSDLVIHERIHTGEKPYLCSECGKCFTSKGNLLTHERSHTREKNYQCLECGKCFIYQSQLSGHKRSHTVV, encoded by the exons atgatggaggatcaccggcccctcacatcacaag atggagtcattgatagaaatccacccgagaggtgtccccgccctctggacagtcctgggaatacagagggaaatgtcccagagaagcatcag GTTGAAGATCAGATTAATATTAAGATTGAGCCCGAAGAGGAGATGGATTTCTGGGCCGATCCGCCGTGTATGAGGGAAGTaaaggaggaaattccaggaggtgttgtcccag atggagtcattgatagaaatccacccaagaggtgtccccgccctctgtattcccaggactgtccagagggaaatgtcccagagaagcatcag GATAAAGATCTGATGGATATTAAGGTTGAGGTTAAAACTGAACCAGAAGAGGAGACGGATTTCGGGGCCTatcagcagt atgaagtcattgatagaaatccacccgagaggtgtccccgtcctctgtattcccaggactgtccagagggaaatgtcccagagaagcatcag GTTGAAGATCTGATGTATATTAAGGTTGAGGTTAAAGATGAACCAGAAGAGGAGACAGATTTTTGGGCCGATCACTcgtgtatgagggaagtgaaggaggaaatcccaggaggtgttaccccag GAAATCCCAGTAAGAATTTTGAGGGAAACTTCATGTTATTCCTGAATGAtaaaggagaagatgaagatatgatggagcgctcctcaggagaagacctccttacccctaatgtctatccacatctatcctataataatccacctgatcatggggaaccttctcctgaccaacCACACATTGTTATCACATGGACAGATCAGAAAGGGGAGAAAGTTTTATATTGTGAGGAATGTGGAAGAGAATTTACAAGAAAATCAGAACTTGTTAGACACAGAAAAAGTCATATAGGAAAGAAGCTGTAtgtgtgttcagaatgtgggaaatcctGTAAATGTCAATCAGCTCTTACTATACATGAGAGAAtccatacaggggagaagccatattcatgttcagaatgtggaaaatgttttaaaagtaaaGCAGAGCTTCTTAAACATGAGAGAttacacacaggagagaagccatattcatgttcagaatgtagaaaatgttttaaaattaaaTCGGAGCTTGTTAACCATGAGAGAaaacacacaggagagaagccatattcgtgttcagaatgtggaaaaggtTTTAAAAGTAAAGCAGAGGTGGTTAAACATGAGAAAatacacacaggagaaaagccatattcGTGTtccgaatgtggaaaatgttttcgaAATATAACGCAGCTTGTTTCACATAAGAGAATTCACATgggagaaaagccattttcatgtttagaatgtggcaaatgttttacacacaaatcaaatcttgttacacatgagagaagtcacacaggagagaagccatattcatgttctgaatgtgggaaatgttttataagtATATCAGATCTTAGgagacatgagagaattcacgcaggagagaagccgtattcatgttcagaatgtgggaaatgttttaaatgTAAATCAGAACTTGTTATAcataagagaattcacacaggagagaagccgtattcatgttctcaatgtgggaaatgttttacacaaaaatcAGTTCTGATATTGCATGAGAgatgtcacacaggagagaagccatattcatgttctgaatgtgggaaatgttttacaggtaaatcaaatcttgttaagcatgagagaattcacacaggagagaagccgtattcatgttcacaatgtgggaaatgctttaaaagtaaatcagatcttgttatacatgagagaattcacacaggagagaagccgtattcatgttcacaatgtgggaaatgttttaccaaCAAACCAAGTCTTGTTaagcatgagagaagtcacacaggagagaagctgtGTTCATGTTCAGattgtggtaaatgttttataagcaaatcagatcttgttatacatgagagaattcacacaggagagaagccatatttgtgttcagaatgtgggaaatgttttacaagtaAAGGAAATCTTCTtacacatgagagaagtcacacaagGGAGAAGAACTATCAATGTttggaatgtgggaaatgttttatatatcaatcCCAACTTTCTGGACACAAGAGAAGTCACACTGTAGTCTGA
- the LOC130281700 gene encoding zinc finger protein 260-like isoform X6, producing the protein MEPSVISIRVLIPVLAPIPNPIATVRSPSAELTPLGHRCLLFSGGVGGHKDLYQDIVMMEDHRPLTSQDGVIDRNPPKRCPRPLYSQDCPEGNVPEKHQVEDLMYIKVEVKDEPEEETDFWADHSCMREVKEEIPGGVTPGNPSKNFEGNFMLFLNDKGEDEDMMERSSGEDLLTPNVYPHLSYNNPPDHGEPSPDQPHIVITWTDQKGEKVLYCEECGREFTRKSELVRHRKSHIGKKLYVCSECGKSCKCQSALTIHERIHTGEKPYSCSECGKCFKSKAELLKHERLHTGEKPYSCSECRKCFKIKSELVNHERKHTGEKPYSCSECGKGFKSKAEVVKHEKIHTGEKPYSCSECGKCFRNITQLVSHKRIHMGEKPFSCLECGKCFTHKSNLVTHERSHTGEKPYSCSECGKCFISISDLRRHERIHAGEKPYSCSECGKCFKCKSELVIHKRIHTGEKPYSCSQCGKCFTQKSVLILHERCHTGEKPYSCSECGKCFTGKSNLVKHERIHTGEKPYSCSQCGKCFKSKSDLVIHERIHTGEKPYSCSQCGKCFTNKPSLVKHERSHTGEKLCSCSDCGKCFISKSDLVIHERIHTGEKPYLCSECGKCFTSKGNLLTHERSHTREKNYQCLECGKCFIYQSQLSGHKRSHTVV; encoded by the exons aactgaccccatTAGGACATCGCTGTCTATTATTCAGTGGAGGAGttggaggacacaaggatctgtaccaggacatagtcatgatggaggatcaccggcccctcacatcacaag atggagtcattgatagaaatccacccaagaggtgtccccgccctctgtattcccaggactgtccagagggaaatgtcccagagaagcatcag GTTGAAGATCTGATGTATATTAAGGTTGAGGTTAAAGATGAACCAGAAGAGGAGACAGATTTTTGGGCCGATCACTcgtgtatgagggaagtgaaggaggaaatcccaggaggtgttaccccag GAAATCCCAGTAAGAATTTTGAGGGAAACTTCATGTTATTCCTGAATGAtaaaggagaagatgaagatatgatggagcgctcctcaggagaagacctccttacccctaatgtctatccacatctatcctataataatccacctgatcatggggaaccttctcctgaccaacCACACATTGTTATCACATGGACAGATCAGAAAGGGGAGAAAGTTTTATATTGTGAGGAATGTGGAAGAGAATTTACAAGAAAATCAGAACTTGTTAGACACAGAAAAAGTCATATAGGAAAGAAGCTGTAtgtgtgttcagaatgtgggaaatcctGTAAATGTCAATCAGCTCTTACTATACATGAGAGAAtccatacaggggagaagccatattcatgttcagaatgtggaaaatgttttaaaagtaaaGCAGAGCTTCTTAAACATGAGAGAttacacacaggagagaagccatattcatgttcagaatgtagaaaatgttttaaaattaaaTCGGAGCTTGTTAACCATGAGAGAaaacacacaggagagaagccatattcgtgttcagaatgtggaaaaggtTTTAAAAGTAAAGCAGAGGTGGTTAAACATGAGAAAatacacacaggagaaaagccatattcGTGTtccgaatgtggaaaatgttttcgaAATATAACGCAGCTTGTTTCACATAAGAGAATTCACATgggagaaaagccattttcatgtttagaatgtggcaaatgttttacacacaaatcaaatcttgttacacatgagagaagtcacacaggagagaagccatattcatgttctgaatgtgggaaatgttttataagtATATCAGATCTTAGgagacatgagagaattcacgcaggagagaagccgtattcatgttcagaatgtgggaaatgttttaaatgTAAATCAGAACTTGTTATAcataagagaattcacacaggagagaagccgtattcatgttctcaatgtgggaaatgttttacacaaaaatcAGTTCTGATATTGCATGAGAgatgtcacacaggagagaagccatattcatgttctgaatgtgggaaatgttttacaggtaaatcaaatcttgttaagcatgagagaattcacacaggagagaagccgtattcatgttcacaatgtgggaaatgctttaaaagtaaatcagatcttgttatacatgagagaattcacacaggagagaagccgtattcatgttcacaatgtgggaaatgttttaccaaCAAACCAAGTCTTGTTaagcatgagagaagtcacacaggagagaagctgtGTTCATGTTCAGattgtggtaaatgttttataagcaaatcagatcttgttatacatgagagaattcacacaggagagaagccatatttgtgttcagaatgtgggaaatgttttacaagtaAAGGAAATCTTCTtacacatgagagaagtcacacaagGGAGAAGAACTATCAATGTttggaatgtgggaaatgttttatatatcaatcCCAACTTTCTGGACACAAGAGAAGTCACACTGTAGTCTGA
- the LOC130281700 gene encoding zinc finger protein 260-like isoform X5 has product MEPSVISIRVLIPVLAPIPNPIATVRSPSAELTPLGHRCLLFSGGVGGHKDLYQDIVMMEDHRPLTSQDEVIDRNPPERCPRPLYSQDCPEGNVPEKHQVEDLMYIKVEVKDEPEEETDFWADHSCMREVKEEIPGGVTPGNPSKNFEGNFMLFLNDKGEDEDMMERSSGEDLLTPNVYPHLSYNNPPDHGEPSPDQPHIVITWTDQKGEKVLYCEECGREFTRKSELVRHRKSHIGKKLYVCSECGKSCKCQSALTIHERIHTGEKPYSCSECGKCFKSKAELLKHERLHTGEKPYSCSECRKCFKIKSELVNHERKHTGEKPYSCSECGKGFKSKAEVVKHEKIHTGEKPYSCSECGKCFRNITQLVSHKRIHMGEKPFSCLECGKCFTHKSNLVTHERSHTGEKPYSCSECGKCFISISDLRRHERIHAGEKPYSCSECGKCFKCKSELVIHKRIHTGEKPYSCSQCGKCFTQKSVLILHERCHTGEKPYSCSECGKCFTGKSNLVKHERIHTGEKPYSCSQCGKCFKSKSDLVIHERIHTGEKPYSCSQCGKCFTNKPSLVKHERSHTGEKLCSCSDCGKCFISKSDLVIHERIHTGEKPYLCSECGKCFTSKGNLLTHERSHTREKNYQCLECGKCFIYQSQLSGHKRSHTVV; this is encoded by the exons aactgaccccatTAGGACATCGCTGTCTATTATTCAGTGGAGGAGttggaggacacaaggatctgtaccaggacatagtcatgatggaggatcaccggcccctcacatcacaag atgaagtcattgatagaaatccacccgagaggtgtccccgtcctctgtattcccaggactgtccagagggaaatgtcccagagaagcatcag GTTGAAGATCTGATGTATATTAAGGTTGAGGTTAAAGATGAACCAGAAGAGGAGACAGATTTTTGGGCCGATCACTcgtgtatgagggaagtgaaggaggaaatcccaggaggtgttaccccag GAAATCCCAGTAAGAATTTTGAGGGAAACTTCATGTTATTCCTGAATGAtaaaggagaagatgaagatatgatggagcgctcctcaggagaagacctccttacccctaatgtctatccacatctatcctataataatccacctgatcatggggaaccttctcctgaccaacCACACATTGTTATCACATGGACAGATCAGAAAGGGGAGAAAGTTTTATATTGTGAGGAATGTGGAAGAGAATTTACAAGAAAATCAGAACTTGTTAGACACAGAAAAAGTCATATAGGAAAGAAGCTGTAtgtgtgttcagaatgtgggaaatcctGTAAATGTCAATCAGCTCTTACTATACATGAGAGAAtccatacaggggagaagccatattcatgttcagaatgtggaaaatgttttaaaagtaaaGCAGAGCTTCTTAAACATGAGAGAttacacacaggagagaagccatattcatgttcagaatgtagaaaatgttttaaaattaaaTCGGAGCTTGTTAACCATGAGAGAaaacacacaggagagaagccatattcgtgttcagaatgtggaaaaggtTTTAAAAGTAAAGCAGAGGTGGTTAAACATGAGAAAatacacacaggagaaaagccatattcGTGTtccgaatgtggaaaatgttttcgaAATATAACGCAGCTTGTTTCACATAAGAGAATTCACATgggagaaaagccattttcatgtttagaatgtggcaaatgttttacacacaaatcaaatcttgttacacatgagagaagtcacacaggagagaagccatattcatgttctgaatgtgggaaatgttttataagtATATCAGATCTTAGgagacatgagagaattcacgcaggagagaagccgtattcatgttcagaatgtgggaaatgttttaaatgTAAATCAGAACTTGTTATAcataagagaattcacacaggagagaagccgtattcatgttctcaatgtgggaaatgttttacacaaaaatcAGTTCTGATATTGCATGAGAgatgtcacacaggagagaagccatattcatgttctgaatgtgggaaatgttttacaggtaaatcaaatcttgttaagcatgagagaattcacacaggagagaagccgtattcatgttcacaatgtgggaaatgctttaaaagtaaatcagatcttgttatacatgagagaattcacacaggagagaagccgtattcatgttcacaatgtgggaaatgttttaccaaCAAACCAAGTCTTGTTaagcatgagagaagtcacacaggagagaagctgtGTTCATGTTCAGattgtggtaaatgttttataagcaaatcagatcttgttatacatgagagaattcacacaggagagaagccatatttgtgttcagaatgtgggaaatgttttacaagtaAAGGAAATCTTCTtacacatgagagaagtcacacaagGGAGAAGAACTATCAATGTttggaatgtgggaaatgttttatatatcaatcCCAACTTTCTGGACACAAGAGAAGTCACACTGTAGTCTGA
- the LOC130281700 gene encoding zinc finger protein 260-like isoform X4, translating to MEPSVISIRVLIPVLAPIPNPIATVRSPSAELTPLGHRCLLFSGGVGGHKDLYQDIVMMEDHRPLTSQDGVIDRNPPKRCPRPLYSQDCPEGNVPEKHQDKDLMDIKVEVKTEPEEETDFGAYQQYEVIDRNPPERCPRPLYSQDCPEGNVPEKHQVEDLMYIKVEVKDEPEEETDFWADHSCMREVKEEIPGGVTPGNPSKNFEGNFMLFLNDKGEDEDMMERSSGEDLLTPNVYPHLSYNNPPDHGEPSPDQPHIVITWTDQKGEKVLYCEECGREFTRKSELVRHRKSHIGKKLYVCSECGKSCKCQSALTIHERIHTGEKPYSCSECGKCFKSKAELLKHERLHTGEKPYSCSECRKCFKIKSELVNHERKHTGEKPYSCSECGKGFKSKAEVVKHEKIHTGEKPYSCSECGKCFRNITQLVSHKRIHMGEKPFSCLECGKCFTHKSNLVTHERSHTGEKPYSCSECGKCFISISDLRRHERIHAGEKPYSCSECGKCFKCKSELVIHKRIHTGEKPYSCSQCGKCFTQKSVLILHERCHTGEKPYSCSECGKCFTGKSNLVKHERIHTGEKPYSCSQCGKCFKSKSDLVIHERIHTGEKPYSCSQCGKCFTNKPSLVKHERSHTGEKLCSCSDCGKCFISKSDLVIHERIHTGEKPYLCSECGKCFTSKGNLLTHERSHTREKNYQCLECGKCFIYQSQLSGHKRSHTVV from the exons aactgaccccatTAGGACATCGCTGTCTATTATTCAGTGGAGGAGttggaggacacaaggatctgtaccaggacatagtcatgatggaggatcaccggcccctcacatcacaag atggagtcattgatagaaatccacccaagaggtgtccccgccctctgtattcccaggactgtccagagggaaatgtcccagagaagcatcag GATAAAGATCTGATGGATATTAAGGTTGAGGTTAAAACTGAACCAGAAGAGGAGACGGATTTCGGGGCCTatcagcagt atgaagtcattgatagaaatccacccgagaggtgtccccgtcctctgtattcccaggactgtccagagggaaatgtcccagagaagcatcag GTTGAAGATCTGATGTATATTAAGGTTGAGGTTAAAGATGAACCAGAAGAGGAGACAGATTTTTGGGCCGATCACTcgtgtatgagggaagtgaaggaggaaatcccaggaggtgttaccccag GAAATCCCAGTAAGAATTTTGAGGGAAACTTCATGTTATTCCTGAATGAtaaaggagaagatgaagatatgatggagcgctcctcaggagaagacctccttacccctaatgtctatccacatctatcctataataatccacctgatcatggggaaccttctcctgaccaacCACACATTGTTATCACATGGACAGATCAGAAAGGGGAGAAAGTTTTATATTGTGAGGAATGTGGAAGAGAATTTACAAGAAAATCAGAACTTGTTAGACACAGAAAAAGTCATATAGGAAAGAAGCTGTAtgtgtgttcagaatgtgggaaatcctGTAAATGTCAATCAGCTCTTACTATACATGAGAGAAtccatacaggggagaagccatattcatgttcagaatgtggaaaatgttttaaaagtaaaGCAGAGCTTCTTAAACATGAGAGAttacacacaggagagaagccatattcatgttcagaatgtagaaaatgttttaaaattaaaTCGGAGCTTGTTAACCATGAGAGAaaacacacaggagagaagccatattcgtgttcagaatgtggaaaaggtTTTAAAAGTAAAGCAGAGGTGGTTAAACATGAGAAAatacacacaggagaaaagccatattcGTGTtccgaatgtggaaaatgttttcgaAATATAACGCAGCTTGTTTCACATAAGAGAATTCACATgggagaaaagccattttcatgtttagaatgtggcaaatgttttacacacaaatcaaatcttgttacacatgagagaagtcacacaggagagaagccatattcatgttctgaatgtgggaaatgttttataagtATATCAGATCTTAGgagacatgagagaattcacgcaggagagaagccgtattcatgttcagaatgtgggaaatgttttaaatgTAAATCAGAACTTGTTATAcataagagaattcacacaggagagaagccgtattcatgttctcaatgtgggaaatgttttacacaaaaatcAGTTCTGATATTGCATGAGAgatgtcacacaggagagaagccatattcatgttctgaatgtgggaaatgttttacaggtaaatcaaatcttgttaagcatgagagaattcacacaggagagaagccgtattcatgttcacaatgtgggaaatgctttaaaagtaaatcagatcttgttatacatgagagaattcacacaggagagaagccgtattcatgttcacaatgtgggaaatgttttaccaaCAAACCAAGTCTTGTTaagcatgagagaagtcacacaggagagaagctgtGTTCATGTTCAGattgtggtaaatgttttataagcaaatcagatcttgttatacatgagagaattcacacaggagagaagccatatttgtgttcagaatgtgggaaatgttttacaagtaAAGGAAATCTTCTtacacatgagagaagtcacacaagGGAGAAGAACTATCAATGTttggaatgtgggaaatgttttatatatcaatcCCAACTTTCTGGACACAAGAGAAGTCACACTGTAGTCTGA
- the LOC130281700 gene encoding zinc finger protein 260-like isoform X1: MEPSVISIRVLIPVLAPIPNPIATVRSPSAELTPLGHRCLLFSGGVGGHKDLYQDIVMMEDHRPLTSQDGVIDRNPPERCPRPLDSPGNTEGNVPEKHQVEDQINIKIEPEEEMDFWADPPCMREVKEEIPGGVVPDGVIDRNPPKRCPRPLYSQDCPEGNVPEKHQDKDLMDIKVEVKTEPEEETDFGAYQQYEVIDRNPPERCPRPLYSQDCPEGNVPEKHQVEDLMYIKVEVKDEPEEETDFWADHSCMREVKEEIPGGVTPGNPSKNFEGNFMLFLNDKGEDEDMMERSSGEDLLTPNVYPHLSYNNPPDHGEPSPDQPHIVITWTDQKGEKVLYCEECGREFTRKSELVRHRKSHIGKKLYVCSECGKSCKCQSALTIHERIHTGEKPYSCSECGKCFKSKAELLKHERLHTGEKPYSCSECRKCFKIKSELVNHERKHTGEKPYSCSECGKGFKSKAEVVKHEKIHTGEKPYSCSECGKCFRNITQLVSHKRIHMGEKPFSCLECGKCFTHKSNLVTHERSHTGEKPYSCSECGKCFISISDLRRHERIHAGEKPYSCSECGKCFKCKSELVIHKRIHTGEKPYSCSQCGKCFTQKSVLILHERCHTGEKPYSCSECGKCFTGKSNLVKHERIHTGEKPYSCSQCGKCFKSKSDLVIHERIHTGEKPYSCSQCGKCFTNKPSLVKHERSHTGEKLCSCSDCGKCFISKSDLVIHERIHTGEKPYLCSECGKCFTSKGNLLTHERSHTREKNYQCLECGKCFIYQSQLSGHKRSHTVV; encoded by the exons aactgaccccatTAGGACATCGCTGTCTATTATTCAGTGGAGGAGttggaggacacaaggatctgtaccaggacatagtcatgatggaggatcaccggcccctcacatcacaag atggagtcattgatagaaatccacccgagaggtgtccccgccctctggacagtcctgggaatacagagggaaatgtcccagagaagcatcag GTTGAAGATCAGATTAATATTAAGATTGAGCCCGAAGAGGAGATGGATTTCTGGGCCGATCCGCCGTGTATGAGGGAAGTaaaggaggaaattccaggaggtgttgtcccag atggagtcattgatagaaatccacccaagaggtgtccccgccctctgtattcccaggactgtccagagggaaatgtcccagagaagcatcag GATAAAGATCTGATGGATATTAAGGTTGAGGTTAAAACTGAACCAGAAGAGGAGACGGATTTCGGGGCCTatcagcagt atgaagtcattgatagaaatccacccgagaggtgtccccgtcctctgtattcccaggactgtccagagggaaatgtcccagagaagcatcag GTTGAAGATCTGATGTATATTAAGGTTGAGGTTAAAGATGAACCAGAAGAGGAGACAGATTTTTGGGCCGATCACTcgtgtatgagggaagtgaaggaggaaatcccaggaggtgttaccccag GAAATCCCAGTAAGAATTTTGAGGGAAACTTCATGTTATTCCTGAATGAtaaaggagaagatgaagatatgatggagcgctcctcaggagaagacctccttacccctaatgtctatccacatctatcctataataatccacctgatcatggggaaccttctcctgaccaacCACACATTGTTATCACATGGACAGATCAGAAAGGGGAGAAAGTTTTATATTGTGAGGAATGTGGAAGAGAATTTACAAGAAAATCAGAACTTGTTAGACACAGAAAAAGTCATATAGGAAAGAAGCTGTAtgtgtgttcagaatgtgggaaatcctGTAAATGTCAATCAGCTCTTACTATACATGAGAGAAtccatacaggggagaagccatattcatgttcagaatgtggaaaatgttttaaaagtaaaGCAGAGCTTCTTAAACATGAGAGAttacacacaggagagaagccatattcatgttcagaatgtagaaaatgttttaaaattaaaTCGGAGCTTGTTAACCATGAGAGAaaacacacaggagagaagccatattcgtgttcagaatgtggaaaaggtTTTAAAAGTAAAGCAGAGGTGGTTAAACATGAGAAAatacacacaggagaaaagccatattcGTGTtccgaatgtggaaaatgttttcgaAATATAACGCAGCTTGTTTCACATAAGAGAATTCACATgggagaaaagccattttcatgtttagaatgtggcaaatgttttacacacaaatcaaatcttgttacacatgagagaagtcacacaggagagaagccatattcatgttctgaatgtgggaaatgttttataagtATATCAGATCTTAGgagacatgagagaattcacgcaggagagaagccgtattcatgttcagaatgtgggaaatgttttaaatgTAAATCAGAACTTGTTATAcataagagaattcacacaggagagaagccgtattcatgttctcaatgtgggaaatgttttacacaaaaatcAGTTCTGATATTGCATGAGAgatgtcacacaggagagaagccatattcatgttctgaatgtgggaaatgttttacaggtaaatcaaatcttgttaagcatgagagaattcacacaggagagaagccgtattcatgttcacaatgtgggaaatgctttaaaagtaaatcagatcttgttatacatgagagaattcacacaggagagaagccgtattcatgttcacaatgtgggaaatgttttaccaaCAAACCAAGTCTTGTTaagcatgagagaagtcacacaggagagaagctgtGTTCATGTTCAGattgtggtaaatgttttataagcaaatcagatcttgttatacatgagagaattcacacaggagagaagccatatttgtgttcagaatgtgggaaatgttttacaagtaAAGGAAATCTTCTtacacatgagagaagtcacacaagGGAGAAGAACTATCAATGTttggaatgtgggaaatgttttatatatcaatcCCAACTTTCTGGACACAAGAGAAGTCACACTGTAGTCTGA